A region of the Oncorhynchus gorbuscha isolate QuinsamMale2020 ecotype Even-year linkage group LG02, OgorEven_v1.0, whole genome shotgun sequence genome:
CCATATACCCCACATCCTACTCATCATGTTCCTCCGCAGCCCCATCACTGTGCAAAGGAACACATGTTGAGTGAGAACACTCTCACTGTAATAGCCTGTCTACTACAGAGAGGTTCCCCCTGCAGTCCTATAAAATGTTCAGCCTCCTCCCAGGCAGACAAGAGGATTCACTGCCAAACAAAACAGTCTGTAGTTTACTGAGAGTTCAACACAATTAAATCACTCTGTACTTGCCTGAGAGGTAACCACGAGTGCTTTACAATTAAACACCCACATGCGTTCACTAACACAAATACATAGTCATGTTTAAGTCGGGTCTTGCCTCTTTTGCCAACTTAAATGAATACGGTATTCGTTTTGAGAGAACTCACCTTTTTGGCTTTGCTAGTGTGTTTGTTGGTGAGGGTTACACTCAGAGTGTTCTGGTTCATGATGGGAGTCTTAACGAACACAAAGTCCCTGTCACTGCTGGAGAGGgtggggtaacagggtctgtaggtgtgtgtgtgcggctcCTGAGGCCCCACCACCACTTTCATGTAGCGCAGAGGCCCGTCTTTATTGAGCTGCAGGTGGAGGTCTTTATGAGAGTGAGAGTGAAGGGCCTGCCTGGTGCCCGGGCCTAACCAAGTCAGGGTTCCTCTGTATCTCATCCAGCGCATCACCATGGCAACGATTGCCACCAAACACACAACCGAGACGCAGGTCAGACAGCCAATCAGGGCCAGGGTGAGGCCAGACCCCCCACTCTGTTGCCTGGAGGGAGCCCTCCTGATCTGAGAGGACGTGTCTGTACCCTTCTCAGACACAGTAATATTGACTGGCACACTGGTGGAGAGAGCAGGCATACCATTGTCCTGCACCAGCACTATGATAGTGAATGTAATATCTTCCTCCTCAAATCTAAGGGCTGTTCGCACCTCCCCGCTGTGGGCCCCAACATGAAAGAGCCCTGCATCCCTCCCAGAGAGACTGTAGAAGAGCCAGGCGTTGTGCCCACTGTcttggtccacacacaccaccctgttgACCAGATGGCCTATGCTAGCCGAGCGGGGCACAGACAGCTGCAGCACACCGTCTGGGGGAGGAGCGGGGTAGATCAGGGCAGGAGAGTGGTCATTTTCATCaatcacaaacacatgcacagtCACATTAGAGCTCTGTACAGGTGTCCCCGCGTCCTTAACCTGCACCTGCACCCAGAACACATTCATCTGCTCGTGGTCGAGGGCTCGCACTGCATACAGGTTCCCGTTCTCAGAGTTTATGTAGACAAAAGAGGACACAGGCGAGCCCTGCACCTCACTCTCCAGGATGGTGAAGGAGAGGTGAGCGTTCTGGCCCAGGTCCTGGTCGAACGCAGACACAGTCAGAATGAATGCACCAGGGCCATTGTTCTCCGCTATATCAACAGAGTAGGAGGACTGGGAGAAGAGGGGGGCGTTGTCATTTACATCTGAAAGAGTGATCACAAAGAACTGCTGtgcagagcgagggggagagccGAAGTCTGTGGCTGTCACGATGATGGTGTATTCAGACACAGCCTCTCGGTCCAAAGGACCGTCTGTCACCAGGGTATAGTGCTCCTCAAAGGGGGATATCAACCTAAATGGCAGCCCATGGGGGATGTGGACGTGAACCTCCCCGTTTCTACCAGCGTCCATGTCCCTGATACTTATCAGAGCTATAACAGTGCCTGATTCCACATCCTCCTGGACCATTTTAGATAGTGAGTTTATGATGATCTTCGGGCTGTTGTCGTTCACGTCTATTATTTTGATTTGAATGTGGCAGGAGCACTCCATGGCAGGGGTCCCTCTATCCCTGGCTTGCACAGTGATATCATAAATGTCCGATATTTCATAATCAACCTCCCCTTTCACTCGGATTTCTCCACTTTTGGTATCCAATGTGAAAAGTTTCAGCACTGTTTCTGAGGTGTACTTACTAAAGAGGTAAGATATCCATCCATTATGACCATAATCAGCATCCGATGCATTGAGTTGAGTCACTAAAGTGCCCTGTGGAGAATTTTCAAACAAACTAACCATTTTAAATGGTTGGTCAAATACCGGGGCATTATCATTGACATCTAGTATATCAATAACAACAGAGGTAGTCCCTGATTTGTGTGGCTGTCTGCCGTCTGCAGTCGTAAGCAGCAGGTGAAACACCGCCTGCTTTTCCCTGTCTAACGGTTTGTCCAATAATAACTCGGGGAATGTGCTGCCATCACTTTTTGATTCAAGTATCAATATGAAACAGTCGTTAGGACTGAGAGTGAATGTGCGTAATGAGTTGATGTCTACGTATAAATCTTGCGCGCTGTCCAAACCAAACCTAGTGCCCGGCGCGGCCGCCTCAGACACTTCAAGATAAATATTTCCTGATGGAAACTGAGGGGAATTGTCATTTACATCCACTATCTCCACAACAACACGGTGTAATTCCAGAGGGTTCTGAAGAACAAGTTGAACAGTAAGGGAACATGCCAAAGTTAATCCACAAAGACTTTCTCTGTCCATGGTTTGTCTGACAACTAAAACTCCACTCGCATTCACGTGAAAATACTTGGCATTAGACTCCGACATAACTCGTGGATTTCTGTTTACAAGCATTGGTATGTTGAGGCCCAAGGCCTTCGCTATGTCCCCGACAAAAGCCCCCGGTTTTAATTCCTCTAGTACGGAATAAGAAAGTTCAGCGGAAAATGATGCTCTGCATAATgctgagagaaacagacagaacagaggccTTCCCGCGGCCTTTCTCCTTGTGTCCAAAACTCCCATTGTTCAACTCCTCATGTCAGGAAAATAGCCTACTTTATTCTGAACCACACAGGTTAAAGAAATATGTCTGCTAGAGCTTCAATAACTTTAAAATGTCATATTGCAAAAGAAATACGTGAGGAGTAGCTAACACCGACTGCCTTGACGCGCAAAGTTCCTATAACTACTGAAAGGAAACTTTTTTTTCAGAGGTGCATGGGTCTCCAAACAAAGACAGGCAACTCTCCAATAGTAGTACAATACAAGGGGTCCTATTCATTGTGTCACATCTGCTATAAGCGCGCGTGCAGGCGAACGCACACACGAACACACTCACATGCTCATACACTAACAATAAAAGACTTGGTTCTGATTTGAAGAGTAACACATGTTACTTCCGTAAAGGAATACAGGAAGaagagggccaaataaaaaaagaaaagacGAGGGAGATAATGATAATACAATACAAAAGTGTCTTCCTTTTTCTCCTGGACTTCTGGGGAGAAAAACATGCAAAAGCTTAGCTACATCTGGCAAATCGGTATTTGAGCCTTCGCGAATAGAAACTGAAACTATGCATGTGTCATAACACAATTACCGCGAAAGTAAATGAGTTGTCATACGGCCGGTCAACTGAGTAATTTAATAAATATTTAAAGCACTTGTAGGCCAATACCATCACAAACGCACACGTTTAGAATAAAATGCTTGATACCTTGAATTACATGCATTTATGTACCACATTAATTCGCTTATAAATAAACAATACAGCACTGTCCTCTTTCCTATTATGCACATGAGGGTTTAGTGCTGACTGAATGTCAGTCACCATAGTCAGTCTATGCTCACCTGTTGGCTCTCGAACGTCCACGCGCTGTCAGGTAATGATGCATCAAGCACGTTTATCATGTCCTGAAAGTCAGTGGTGCTGCTGGGCTTAACGAGGGTGAAATCACTGAACTCGGAGACCGGAGAGAGACACGACCTGAAGGACTGGCTCTGAGACAACATGTCCcctcccaggacctccacatactTAATAGGGCCGTCAGTGTTGAGCTGGAGCTGCAGGTTTCTGTTGGGATTCTTGTATCCGTCAGAGTCAGCCCGTCTGATACAGCAACTCGAGCTGCTCCTGCTGTTTCTAACGCATTTCACCACTAAGATGAGAAAAGTCAACAAAGACAAAACGGACACTGAGGCCAGAGAGATGATCAAATAAAAGGTGATTTTACTGTTTCTCTTGCTGGGCTCGGCTGTTTTCTGGCGGAAGTCCGAGATGGGCTCGTGGAGCCCGTCCTCTAACACGATGTTGACTGTGACTGTGGCGGACTGGACCGGCTCCCCATTGTCCTGTATCTCTATAAGCAGCCTCTGAGAGGAGTCATCCTGCTCTGAAACAGCGCGTTTAGTCCTCACCTCCCCCGTGTAAAGattcacactgaacagagaggagtcTGTGGCCTCCACCAGCCTATAGGAAATCCAGGCGTTATGGCCCGAGTCTGCGTCCACTGCCGATATCTTAGTGGTCAGGTGGCCTGCTTTAGCGGACCGGGGCATCTTCTGATGGGAGACAGAGCCCATGACCACCGAAGGGTAAATAACAGCGGGTGCATTGTCGTTCTGGTCCAGGATAAAAACATGAACCGTGACGTTGCTGCTCAGAGACGGAGAGCCGTGGTCCTTTGCCTGGACCTGTATCTGAAACACCTTCAGTTTCTCATAGTCAAACGAGTGCATGCTGTAGATGCTGCCGTTATCTGAGTTTATGTAAGTATAGGAGGAGACAGACACGTCTTGTACTTTAGAGTCTAATATAGAATAGGAGATCTTGGCGTTTTCTCCAATATCCATATCCAATGCGGACACGGAGCATATAAtataaccaggtgtgttattctCATTGACGTACACAGTGTACGCAGTGTCTGGAAACCTAGGTGGATTGTCATTCACATCCAGAATACGGACTGGGATGGTTTTCTTgctggtgagaggaggggagcccGCATCAGTAGCCGTTATCTCTATGCTATACTCTGGGAACGTCTCACGGTCCAGAACACCATTGGTGACTAGTGCGTAATGACTGGATATGGAAGGTTCCAATGTAAAAGGATAGCTTGGTTGGATTTGTAGTGTCACCTTTCCATTGTCTCCAGAGTCAGGGTCCCGTGCACTAATCAAAGCCACTACAGTCCCTTTGGGTGCGTCCTCGCGCACTGGGCTTGGTTTAGATGTGAGGCTAATTTGGGGAGAGTTATCATTGACATCTATGACATCAATCTGAACGTTGCACTGTCCTTCCATCTCAGGCATGCCTTTGTCTTTAGCAATAATTTCGATTCGGTACGAGGGAGTGCTCTCGTAATCCAGCGTACCCTTCAAATACATTTCCCCAGTTTTTGGATCAATTTCAAACAAAGCCTTTACAGACTGCGCAGTATGGTCTCCAAAAGAGTATTCGATCTCTCCATTTGGGCCATCGTCCAAATCGTTTGCCTCGACCTTTAGGAACGACGTGCCCTGTGGAGTGTTTTCGTTTAGAGATACTTTGCATAACGGATGTTTGAATATGGGGTTGTTATCGTTGTTATCTAAGACAATAATTATAATCTGTGAGGTCCCAGATCTAACTGGAGAGCCACCATCAAGGGCGGTTAACAACAGCTGATGTCGAGCCTTATTCTCTCGGTCCAAAGCTTTCTCCAGACACAATTCCGGAACTTTTCTTCCGTTATCTTGATCCTTTATTTCCAAGCTGAAATGTTCGTTTTTGCTGAGAGTGTAGGATTTTAAAGAATTGTCGCCAACGTCAGGATCCTGCGCGCTCTCCAAAGAAAATCGCATACCTGGGgcagtggattctgctattttcAATGTGCGCTCAGATGATTGAAAATGAGGAGCATTATCATTTATATCCCGGATGTCAACTTCCACTCTGTGAAGCTGCAGAGGGTTCTCAATGATGACTTCTAATGGCAAGAGGCAACTGGCGCTTTGTCCGCACAGACTTTCTCTGTCAATTCTATCGCTGACAACTAGCTCGCCCTTACCTAAATCCACACGGAAATACTGTTTACCAGCCACAGACGCTATCCTCATTTCACGAAAAGAAATCTCTGATACTTCCAAACCCAGATCTTTTGCTATATTTCCAACCACGGATCCCAAGCTCAGTTCCTCTGGAACCGTATAACGAATCTCGGCTCCTATTGTATTCcaagacaaacagaaacacaacAGCCATTGCATTAGTCCTCTCCAATCACTGAGGCACGTTCTCTCCTTCAAGCTCAATTTCTTCATATTGCTATATCCCGAAATAATAACACGTGGAAAACATGCTTAAAATAAAATATTCCAACGAATGTGTTATTGATCACCTCTCCTTTTTAACCAAGTATCTAATTCCATTGTGAATGAATGGCTGAGCAGAGCTCCGTCTCTCACCAGCTCTGTGCATTGTATGGGCTACTGTGCTGTGGCTGGAGGAGGGAGTAGATCTCTTTGTACAGTTAAGCATGCCATTGGTGCACAGCGCAGCGCTATATAAACCAACTGAAAACAGAGTAGCTCTTAAAGTCATAGCCAGCTTTCTGCTGTGGGATTATGCGTTGTAAACCTGCTAACACATCAGATCATATTTCATGAAGAAATGGAAATATAATCACGAGGTAATACAAAATACCTGCTTTCCCCATTGCACGAATAGTTATGAAATAATGACAGTGATGATAAAAGTAATAGCCCTTTATCTGAGGTCAAAGCAAACCGTGTTAAAGTGTACATATGTCCAGTAGATGTGTGGGACATGATGCAGCAACAAAACAGAACGCTGACGGTTTCGGGGCAAGTGGAGAGCGCGTgtcactgtccatggtgctgaaatgtaCAACCCTTCTCTGCGCGCGTGGAAGAGAACAACGTTACTAGTTCCTGGGAGCATATCCATGCTCATGAATTAATCCTCATTTATGTCACAGATATACTTGTTCTGTTTATTTGAGTATAAAACTTGCATTCACAAATAGCATAAAAATACGTAATTTCCACGAACCTATGAAATGTTGAGGTTCTTTAAAACTGTGGGCTAATGGGCTAAAGCAAAAATGATAGCTTCGACTGCGCAAATAACATGCAGGCCTGGTGTAAAACACAACCATGCGGGGAAGGAAGGGAACCTGACCGTGTGATGTGAAGAAAACATCGTTTATGTCATTTTCACTTAAAATTATGCTTCACATTTATGATGAGCAAAAATTACATTGAAGCCTTGCCGTTCCAACTCATAATTCTTTCCAGTGATATTATGTCACTCAAATGAAATGCTTTTACTATGGCTGACCTCTTGGCTCTCGAACGTCCACGCACTGTCAGGCAAAGATGCATCAAGCACGTTTATCATGTCCTTAAAGTCAGTGGGAGTCTCATCTTGCCATAGAGGGGTGATAATAGTTTGTACCCAAAccgtttggacgctacagacgattttgacagaagaccgattttcgggatgtctcatggtctgaccaacAGTGCtccagctctgtcacctttcaccgcataTGCGGAAGTGCGGCAACAGCGGATGTGTTGGATTGAGAAGCATCCAATGCAAAACATCTATACATTATTCGAGCTTTAAACGCTGTCATAAAGACTGAATGCAAAAGAACCCAATTATATAGAATCGAAATGAATAGAAGTGGTAAAACCCAGTTCCAGGAGATACAGTCATAAATGAAGAACGATATAAACCGGTGGTAATAAAAACATACTCTCACCTGTTGGCTCTCGAACGTCCACGCGCTGTCCGGTAAAGATGCATCAAGTACGTTTATCATGTCCTGAAAGTCAGTGGTGCTGCTGGGCTTAACGAGGGTGAAATCACTGAACtcggagactggagagagacacgacCTGAAGGACTGGCTCTGAGACAACATGTCCcctcccaggacctccacatactTAATAGGGCCGTCAGTGTTGAGCTGGAGCTGCAGGTTTCTGTTGGGATTCTTGTATCCGTCAGAGTCAGCCCGTCTGATACAGCAACTCGAGCTGCTCCTACTGTTCCTAACGCACTTCACCACTAAGATGAGAAAAGTCAACAAAGACAAAACGGACACTGAGGCCAGAGAGATGATCAAATAAAAGGTGATTTTACTGTTTCGCTTGCTGGGCTCGGCTGTTTTCTGGCGGAAGTCCGAGATGGGCTCGTGGAGCCCGTCCTCta
Encoded here:
- the LOC124008017 gene encoding protocadherin gamma-C5-like isoform X18; its protein translation is MKKLSLKERTCLSDWRGLMQWLLCFCLSWNTIGAEIRYTVPEELSLGSVVGNIAKDLGLEVSEISFREMRIASVAGKQYFRVDLGKGELVVSDRIDRESLCGQSASCLLPLEVIIENPLQLHRVEVDIRDINDNAPHFQSSERTLKIAESTAPGMRFSLESAQDPDVGDNSLKSYTLSKNEHFSLEIKDQDNGRKVPELCLEKALDRENKARHQLLLTALDGGSPVRSGTSQIIIIVLDNNDNNPIFKHPLCKVSLNENTPQGTSFLKVEANDLDDGPNGEIEYSFGDHTAQSVKALFEIDPKTGEMYLKGTLDYESTPSYRIEIIAKDKGMPEMEGQCNVQIDVIDVNDNSPQISLTSKPSPVREDAPKGTVVALISARDPDSGDNGKVTLQIQPSYPFTLEPSISSHYALVTNGVLDRETFPEYSIEITATDAGSPPLTSKKTIPVRILDVNDNPPRFPDTAYTVYVNENNTPGYIICSVSALDMDIGENAKISYSILDSKVQDVSVSSYTYINSDNGSIYSMHSFDYEKLKVFQIQVQAKDHGSPSLSSNVTVHVFILDQNDNAPAVIYPSVVMGSVSHQKMPRSAKAGHLTTKISAVDADSGHNAWISYRLVEATDSSLFSVNLYTGEVRTKRAVSEQDDSSQRLLIEIQDNGEPVQSATVTVNIVLEDGLHEPISDFRQKTAEPSKRNSKITFYLIISLASVSVLSLLTFLILVVKCVRNSRSSSSCCIRRADSDGYKNPNRNLQLQLNTDGPIKYVEVLGGDMLSQSQSFRSCLSPVSEFSDFTLVKPSSTTDFQDMINVLDASLPDSAWTFESQQQKPPNNDWRFTQQGQRPGPSGTYRYSTSTQQRWTPYGKARAGPHPEGAGGAIVGTGPWPNPPTEAEQLQALMAAANEVSEATATLGPRYNAQFPMQHVPDYRQNVYIPGSTATLTANPQQMMSQPALQGPPQAMPQVDVPNAAQTPASKKKSTKKDKK
- the LOC124008017 gene encoding protocadherin gamma-C5-like isoform X2; its protein translation is MKKLSLKERTCLSDWRGLMQWLLCFCLSWNTIGAEIRYTVPEELSLGSVVGNIAKDLGLEVSEISFREMRIASVAGKQYFRVDLGKGELVVSDRIDRESLCGQSASCLLPLEVIIENPLQLHRVEVDIRDINDNAPHFQSSERTLKIAESTAPGMRFSLESAQDPDVGDNSLKSYTLSKNEHFSLEIKDQDNGRKVPELCLEKALDRENKARHQLLLTALDGGSPVRSGTSQIIIIVLDNNDNNPIFKHPLCKVSLNENTPQGTSFLKVEANDLDDGPNGEIEYSFGDHTAQSVKALFEIDPKTGEMYLKGTLDYESTPSYRIEIIAKDKGMPEMEGQCNVQIDVIDVNDNSPQISLTSKPSPVREDAPKGTVVALISARDPDSGDNGKVTLQIQPSYPFTLEPSISSHYALVTNGVLDRETFPEYSIEITATDAGSPPLTSKKTIPVRILDVNDNPPRFPDTAYTVYVNENNTPGYIICSVSALDMDIGENAKISYSILDSKVQDVSVSSYTYINSDNGSIYSMHSFDYEKLKVFQIQVQAKDHGSPSLSSNVTVHVFILDQNDNAPAVIYPSVVMGSVSHQKMPRSAKAGHLTTKISAVDADSGHNAWISYRLVEATDSSLFSVNLYTGEVRTKRAVSEQDDSSQRLLIEIQDNGEPVQSATVTVNIVLEDGLHEPISDFRQKTAEPSKRNSKITFYLIISLASVSVLSLLTFLILVVKCVRNSRSSSSCCIRRADSDGYKNPNRNLQLQLNTDGPIKYVEVLGGDMLSQSQSFRSCLSPVSEFSDFTLVKPSSTTDFQDMINVLDASLPDSAWTFESQQQKPPNNDWRFTQQGQRPGPSGQYRLVPHYSTQRSNNTGTTDRQNNGTYRYSTSTQQRWTPYGKARAGPHPEGAGGAIVGTGPWPNPPTEAEQLQALMAAANEVSEATATLGPRYNAQFPMQHVPDYRQNVYIPGSTATLTANPQQMMSQPALQGPPQAMPQVDVPNAAQTPASKKKSTKKDKK
- the LOC124008017 gene encoding protocadherin gamma-C5-like isoform X29, translated to MKKLSLKERTCLSDWRGLMQWLLCFCLSWNTIGAEIRYTVPEELSLGSVVGNIAKDLGLEVSEISFREMRIASVAGKQYFRVDLGKGELVVSDRIDRESLCGQSASCLLPLEVIIENPLQLHRVEVDIRDINDNAPHFQSSERTLKIAESTAPGMRFSLESAQDPDVGDNSLKSYTLSKNEHFSLEIKDQDNGRKVPELCLEKALDRENKARHQLLLTALDGGSPVRSGTSQIIIIVLDNNDNNPIFKHPLCKVSLNENTPQGTSFLKVEANDLDDGPNGEIEYSFGDHTAQSVKALFEIDPKTGEMYLKGTLDYESTPSYRIEIIAKDKGMPEMEGQCNVQIDVIDVNDNSPQISLTSKPSPVREDAPKGTVVALISARDPDSGDNGKVTLQIQPSYPFTLEPSISSHYALVTNGVLDRETFPEYSIEITATDAGSPPLTSKKTIPVRILDVNDNPPRFPDTAYTVYVNENNTPGYIICSVSALDMDIGENAKISYSILDSKVQDVSVSSYTYINSDNGSIYSMHSFDYEKLKVFQIQVQAKDHGSPSLSSNVTVHVFILDQNDNAPAVIYPSVVMGSVSHQKMPRSAKAGHLTTKISAVDADSGHNAWISYRLVEATDSSLFSVNLYTGEVRTKRAVSEQDDSSQRLLIEIQDNGEPVQSATVTVNIVLEDGLHEPISDFRQKTAEPSKRNSKITFYLIISLASVSVLSLLTFLILVVKCVRNSRSSSSCCIRRADSDGYKNPNRNLQLQLNTDGPIKYVEVLGGDMLSQSQSFRSCLSPVSEFSDFTLVKPSSTTDFQDMINVLDASLPDSAWTFESQQQKPPNNDWRFTQQGQRPGPSGAGPHPEGAGGAIVGTGPWPNPPTEAEQLQALMAAANEVSEATATLGPRYNAQFPMQHVPDYRQNVYIPGSTATLTANPQQMMSQPALQGPPQAMPQVDVPNAAQTPASKKKSTKKDKK